The Kosakonia sacchari SP1 genome includes a window with the following:
- a CDS encoding ABC transporter ATP-binding protein yields MRTNPIIQVQQVSQRFNTSSGEFLALDNVSFDIHPGETLSLIGHSGCGKSTLLNLIAGLTLPTSGGLLCNNREIDGPSPERGVVFQNHSLLPWLTAYDNVGLAVRQVFRGEMSKAEMHEWIMHNLDLVHMSHAWNKRPHEISGGMKQRVGIARALAMKPSVLLMDEPFGALDALTRAHLQDAVMEIQQRLHTTIVLITHDVDEAVLLSDRVLMMTNGPAASIGEMMAVELERPRSRVSLADDAQYQRYRQQVLHFLYEKQSKAA; encoded by the coding sequence ATGCGTACCAATCCGATTATCCAGGTTCAGCAAGTGAGCCAGCGTTTTAACACCAGCAGCGGTGAGTTTCTGGCGCTTGATAACGTTAGCTTTGACATTCACCCCGGCGAAACCCTTAGCCTGATTGGTCACTCTGGCTGCGGCAAATCTACGCTGCTGAATCTGATTGCAGGGCTGACGTTGCCCACCAGCGGCGGCCTGCTGTGCAACAACCGCGAAATCGACGGCCCAAGCCCGGAGCGCGGCGTGGTGTTTCAGAACCATTCGCTACTGCCGTGGTTGACGGCGTACGACAACGTCGGGCTGGCGGTGCGCCAGGTGTTTCGCGGCGAGATGAGCAAAGCGGAGATGCATGAATGGATCATGCACAACCTGGATTTAGTCCACATGTCCCACGCGTGGAATAAGCGCCCGCACGAGATCTCCGGCGGCATGAAGCAGCGTGTCGGCATTGCCCGCGCGCTGGCGATGAAACCGAGCGTACTGCTGATGGATGAGCCTTTCGGCGCGCTTGACGCCTTAACCCGCGCCCATTTACAGGATGCGGTGATGGAGATCCAGCAGCGCCTGCACACCACCATTGTGCTGATCACCCACGACGTGGATGAGGCGGTGCTGCTCTCTGACCGCGTGTTGATGATGACCAACGGCCCGGCGGCAAGCATTGGCGAAATGATGGCGGTGGAACTGGAGCGCCCGCGCTCGCGTGTTTCGCTCGCCGACGACGCGCAGTATCAGCGCTATCGCCAGCAAGTGCTGCATTTCCTGTATGAGAAACAGTCCAAAGCGGCCTGA
- a CDS encoding phospholipase D-like domain-containing protein: MRVSGQQGELTALAVAGSYVVLLGWDMPEQHILAGNILGFAIQRTRKSDGEVIWLSGMKTFASVEPTPAPGVPVSSFKHPFQTFQWSDYSVSPNTEYNYKIVAMRGPAGALTPGDAVQLTVLTEPVDNGEHAIFFNRGAIASQEYARRFHNASPAEIGDAAWKWLSRGLLEGLERFIGQADKGDELHGAIFEFKNSRIYEALKSAAARGTTVSVIYDGDSQRESNEKHLAHSGIEALTHPRIHSGRYMHNKFFVFRRQGVSQQVWTGSTNLSENGIFGHSNNAHIVRDPRVAEQYETYWQLLLQDLTRAPTAKKVETITAAPPVPWRDEVSTVFSPRTSLTALEWYAKLAADAQRALFGTFAFGMNKLFVPAWDRTDEVLRFALLEKKGSGSQYKQQAAEIDRIRKHPNVTIAVGQNLVLNAFDRWLKEIESPVEETHVTYVHTKYLLIDPLGPEPIVIVGSANFSAASTDTNDENMLVIKGNAAVADVYLGEFMRLFTHYAFRESVARSQQRIIAGAVSPKYLYETTQWIDAASGYFVAGSDRALRRRYFSGQ, translated from the coding sequence ATGCGTGTTAGCGGGCAGCAAGGTGAATTAACGGCATTAGCGGTGGCGGGCAGTTATGTGGTGTTGCTGGGCTGGGATATGCCAGAACAGCACATCCTCGCCGGTAATATTCTCGGTTTCGCCATTCAGCGCACGCGAAAAAGCGACGGGGAGGTTATCTGGTTAAGCGGTATGAAAACCTTCGCCAGCGTCGAGCCGACGCCCGCGCCAGGCGTGCCGGTCTCCTCGTTCAAACACCCTTTCCAGACCTTTCAATGGTCTGATTACAGTGTTTCGCCCAATACCGAATATAACTACAAGATTGTCGCCATGCGCGGGCCTGCCGGGGCGTTAACGCCGGGCGATGCGGTGCAACTGACGGTACTAACCGAGCCGGTGGATAACGGCGAGCACGCGATTTTCTTCAACCGTGGGGCGATCGCCTCCCAGGAGTATGCCCGGCGCTTTCACAATGCCAGCCCGGCGGAGATTGGCGATGCGGCCTGGAAGTGGCTGTCGCGCGGCCTGCTTGAGGGGCTGGAGCGGTTTATCGGCCAGGCGGATAAAGGTGATGAGTTGCACGGTGCCATTTTTGAATTCAAAAACAGCCGCATTTACGAGGCGTTAAAAAGCGCCGCCGCGCGCGGCACGACCGTGAGCGTGATCTACGATGGCGACTCGCAGCGCGAGTCCAATGAAAAACATCTGGCGCACAGCGGCATCGAGGCGCTGACGCACCCGCGCATACACTCTGGTCGCTATATGCATAACAAGTTCTTCGTTTTTCGGCGCCAGGGTGTGTCGCAGCAGGTGTGGACCGGCTCCACTAATCTCAGCGAAAACGGCATTTTTGGTCACTCGAATAATGCGCACATCGTTCGCGATCCCCGCGTGGCAGAGCAGTATGAAACCTACTGGCAATTACTGTTGCAGGATTTAACCCGCGCGCCAACGGCGAAAAAAGTCGAAACGATCACCGCCGCGCCGCCGGTTCCCTGGCGTGATGAAGTCAGTACCGTCTTTTCGCCGCGTACTTCGCTTACCGCGCTGGAGTGGTACGCCAAACTGGCGGCGGACGCGCAACGAGCGCTCTTTGGCACGTTCGCCTTCGGCATGAACAAACTGTTTGTTCCCGCCTGGGATCGCACCGATGAGGTGTTACGCTTCGCCCTGCTGGAGAAAAAAGGTTCCGGCAGTCAGTACAAGCAACAAGCGGCGGAAATCGACCGTATCCGCAAACATCCAAATGTCACCATCGCCGTTGGGCAGAACCTGGTGCTGAACGCCTTTGACCGCTGGCTGAAAGAGATTGAAAGCCCGGTAGAAGAGACGCACGTCACGTACGTTCACACTAAATATTTGCTGATCGACCCGCTTGGTCCGGAGCCGATTGTGATTGTCGGTTCGGCGAATTTTTCCGCCGCCTCCACCGACACCAATGATGAAAACATGTTGGTGATCAAGGGCAACGCTGCCGTGGCAGACGTTTATCTTGGTGAGTTTATGCGCCTCTTTACCCACTATGCGTTTCGTGAGTCGGTGGCGCGCTCGCAACAACGCATCATTGCGGGCGCGGTGTCGCCAAAATACCTGTACGAAACCACGCAGTGGATTGATGCCGCTTCCGGGTATTTTGTCGCCGGTAGCGACCGCGCCCTGCGTCGACGCTACTTTTCCGGCCAGTAA
- the ntrB gene encoding nitrate ABC transporter permease — MKNQAQVIPIPLDEAAKTPQQAEIVTLPAKVRVRRRPSLLRPLMQRVVPALLGIGLLLCLWQVAALNSKNFPTPWQTWLAALEIFTDPFYVAGPNDQGIGWNVLASLERVATGFGLAALVGIPTGFLIGRFRFVASMLNPLISLLRPVSPLAWLPIGLLLFQRAEPASSWTIFICSIWPMILNTAEGVRQIPQDYLNVARVLKLSEFAIMRKILLPAALPGILTGMRLSIGIAWLVIVAAEMLTGGIGIGFWIWNEWNNLNVEHIIIAIVVIGVVGLLLEQALMWIANRFNYTNR; from the coding sequence ATGAAAAACCAGGCGCAAGTTATCCCGATCCCGCTGGACGAAGCGGCGAAAACCCCACAACAGGCAGAGATTGTTACGCTGCCCGCCAAAGTGCGCGTGCGTCGTCGCCCGTCGTTGTTACGCCCGCTGATGCAGCGCGTGGTGCCTGCGCTGCTCGGTATCGGTCTGCTGCTTTGCCTGTGGCAGGTGGCGGCGCTGAACAGCAAAAACTTTCCCACACCGTGGCAAACGTGGCTGGCGGCGCTGGAGATTTTCACCGACCCCTTTTATGTCGCCGGGCCGAACGATCAGGGTATTGGCTGGAATGTGCTGGCCTCATTAGAGCGCGTGGCGACCGGTTTTGGCCTTGCCGCACTGGTCGGTATTCCCACCGGTTTTTTGATTGGCCGCTTTCGTTTCGTCGCCAGCATGCTCAACCCGCTTATCTCCCTGCTGCGCCCGGTCAGCCCGCTCGCCTGGTTACCGATTGGTCTGCTGCTGTTTCAGCGCGCGGAACCGGCGTCAAGCTGGACGATTTTTATCTGCTCCATCTGGCCGATGATCCTCAACACCGCCGAAGGCGTACGGCAGATCCCGCAGGATTATCTGAATGTCGCGCGGGTTCTGAAACTTTCCGAGTTCGCCATTATGCGCAAAATCCTGCTGCCCGCCGCGCTGCCGGGCATCCTCACCGGCATGCGGTTATCGATTGGCATCGCCTGGCTGGTGATTGTGGCCGCAGAAATGCTGACCGGCGGTATCGGCATCGGTTTCTGGATCTGGAACGAGTGGAACAACCTGAATGTGGAACACATCATCATCGCCATTGTGGTGATTGGCGTGGTCGGTCTGCTGCTCGAACAGGCGCTGATGTGGATTGCTAACCGTTTTAACTACACCAACCGCTAG
- a CDS encoding CmpA/NrtA family ABC transporter substrate-binding protein — translation MGDNNTKGMTVSRRQFLLGSAALGGSLLVPGVINRAWAAGSDAPELKEIRVGFIPLTDCASVVMAAVKGFDKKYGITILPSKEANWASVRDKLLSGELNASHILYGQLYGLQMGLSGPQTNMAALMTLNQNGQGITLANSLHEAGVTDLPALAKHLAASPAGTYTFAQTFPTGTHAMWLNYWLASAGINPLNDIRSVVVPPPQMVMNMKIGNMVGYCVGEPWNQRAISDGIGFTAATSQDIWPDHPEKVLGTRADWVEKNPNSARALTAAILEASRWIDASDDNRRETAKVIAGRAYLNTKEETIVGRMLGQYDNGIGKSWKDQHAMRFFHDGSVNYPWLSDGMWFLTQHKRWGLLDSDPDYLAIARQVNRIDIYKQAATSVGNVSLPDSDMRSSVLMDGVRWDGSNPAAYANGFSVKK, via the coding sequence ATGGGTGATAACAACACGAAAGGTATGACGGTTTCCCGCCGTCAGTTTTTACTGGGCAGCGCGGCGCTGGGCGGTAGCCTGCTGGTGCCGGGTGTCATCAACCGCGCCTGGGCCGCCGGTTCTGACGCACCGGAACTTAAAGAGATCCGCGTGGGCTTTATTCCGCTCACCGATTGCGCCTCGGTGGTGATGGCGGCGGTTAAAGGTTTCGACAAAAAATATGGCATCACCATTTTGCCGAGTAAAGAAGCCAACTGGGCGTCGGTACGCGACAAACTTCTTTCTGGTGAATTGAACGCCTCGCACATTCTCTACGGCCAGCTTTACGGTCTGCAGATGGGGCTTTCCGGGCCGCAAACCAATATGGCGGCGCTGATGACCCTCAACCAGAACGGGCAGGGGATCACGCTCGCAAACTCGCTGCACGAGGCGGGCGTCACCGATTTGCCTGCGCTGGCGAAGCATCTCGCCGCCAGCCCGGCGGGCACTTACACCTTTGCGCAGACCTTTCCGACCGGCACCCACGCCATGTGGCTCAACTACTGGCTGGCGAGCGCGGGTATTAACCCGCTCAACGACATCCGCAGCGTGGTGGTGCCGCCGCCGCAAATGGTGATGAACATGAAAATTGGCAACATGGTCGGCTACTGCGTTGGCGAGCCCTGGAACCAGCGCGCTATCAGTGATGGCATCGGTTTTACCGCCGCGACCAGCCAGGATATCTGGCCGGATCACCCGGAAAAAGTGCTCGGTACGCGCGCCGATTGGGTTGAAAAGAACCCCAACAGCGCCCGCGCGCTGACCGCCGCGATCCTGGAAGCCTCGCGCTGGATTGACGCCTCGGACGACAACCGTCGCGAAACGGCGAAGGTGATTGCCGGGCGCGCTTATCTCAACACCAAAGAAGAGACCATTGTTGGCCGCATGCTCGGCCAGTACGACAACGGCATTGGCAAAAGCTGGAAAGATCAGCACGCGATGCGCTTTTTCCACGATGGCTCGGTCAACTACCCGTGGCTCTCCGATGGCATGTGGTTTCTCACCCAACACAAACGCTGGGGGCTGCTCGACAGCGACCCGGACTACCTCGCCATCGCCCGCCAGGTGAACCGCATTGATATCTACAAACAGGCCGCCACCAGCGTGGGCAATGTTTCGCTGCCGGACAGCGATATGCGCAGCAGCGTGTTGATGGATGGTGTTCGCTGGGACGGCAGTAACCCTGCCGCCTACGCCAACGGCTTTAGCGTGAAAAAATGA
- a CDS encoding anti-sigma factor family protein, with protein MKPRIFTPPYQDDAIVAWLDGEMSEADAQQFESQLAQDEQLASRTEALRQNPADFAEAFAPLLDEAPAARMQARLNDLLASPRSSTGVSRRSLIAASLSFLVIGSGLGYFARPLAAARDESEKIRDLEAQYMSLYSAETLLDADSSPTALQRGLARTAQDIGLSVKVAQLALTGAELKMVRMLRYDSTSIAQIAWMDAEYGPMALCISPERHSQTRALTPENRHDMHLVWWHQRGYQFVLIGRNPPPQLAQHAQALHAALS; from the coding sequence GTGAAACCCAGAATATTTACACCGCCCTACCAGGATGACGCGATTGTCGCCTGGCTCGATGGTGAGATGAGTGAAGCGGATGCGCAACAATTTGAGAGCCAGCTTGCACAAGACGAACAGCTCGCCAGCCGTACCGAGGCGCTAAGACAAAACCCTGCGGATTTTGCCGAGGCGTTTGCACCGCTGCTTGATGAAGCTCCCGCAGCACGGATGCAGGCTCGATTAAACGATCTGCTGGCGTCGCCCCGCTCATCCACAGGCGTCAGCCGCCGTTCGCTGATTGCCGCGTCGCTCAGTTTTCTGGTTATCGGTAGCGGGCTTGGCTATTTCGCAAGGCCACTGGCGGCGGCGCGTGATGAGAGCGAGAAAATCCGCGATCTCGAAGCGCAATACATGTCGCTGTATAGCGCGGAAACACTGCTGGATGCAGACAGCTCGCCCACGGCATTGCAACGCGGGTTGGCGCGCACGGCACAGGATATCGGCTTAAGCGTGAAGGTGGCGCAACTTGCTCTGACCGGCGCAGAACTGAAAATGGTGCGCATGCTGCGTTATGACAGCACCTCGATTGCGCAAATCGCGTGGATGGATGCGGAATATGGCCCGATGGCGCTGTGTATTTCGCCGGAACGACATTCCCAAACGCGCGCCTTAACACCTGAAAATCGCCACGATATGCACCTCGTCTGGTGGCATCAGCGCGGCTATCAATTTGTGCTGATAGGCCGGAACCCACCGCCACAATTGGCACAACACGCGCAGGCGCTGCACGCCGCGCTGTCATAA
- a CDS encoding nitrate regulatory protein: protein MIANSSTTIRFLLASRQCELNGLRYLLQSGELVGKISQLVHMLQRERGTSNMFLCSSKGQFADELILREQEVAQAQAPLMAQLDTLEQQIAALPQASRLFSHVASVVYALSVLPALRQQIRQRTLRLPQAMGFFNDIIRHLLSLVFELSDTAAEPAISRQLIAMFSFMQGKEYAGQERATGAAAFAAGTFSEETQQKLLSLIERQERCFATFADFADDEHRLRWQQMAADSQFERLRRIACTGRELYEADSCLRWFALATQRIDEMKTLEDALAQTLMAHCRARIAATEQANNEQLADIESLMPTHENEESSYSVFSDAHGWLESGGLRPQLGRSLLVLVQQQSRRLQALDTELAALRETLNERKQIERAKSMLMQHQQISEEEAYKTLRRMAMNQNKKLIEIASAMLAVADVFQANP, encoded by the coding sequence ATGATAGCCAATTCATCGACCACCATCCGTTTCCTGCTCGCCTCGCGCCAGTGTGAGCTCAACGGCCTGCGTTATCTGCTGCAAAGTGGCGAGCTGGTGGGCAAAATCAGCCAACTGGTACACATGCTGCAACGCGAGCGCGGAACCTCCAATATGTTTCTCTGCTCAAGCAAGGGGCAATTTGCCGATGAGCTGATCCTGCGCGAACAAGAGGTGGCGCAGGCACAAGCCCCGCTGATGGCGCAACTCGACACGCTGGAGCAGCAGATTGCCGCGCTGCCGCAGGCCAGCCGCCTGTTCAGCCACGTCGCAAGCGTCGTTTACGCCCTGAGTGTGTTACCCGCGTTACGCCAGCAAATCCGCCAGCGCACGCTGCGGTTACCGCAGGCGATGGGCTTCTTTAATGACATCATTCGCCACCTGTTGTCGCTGGTGTTTGAGCTTTCTGACACCGCCGCCGAACCGGCCATCTCCCGGCAATTAATCGCCATGTTCAGCTTTATGCAGGGCAAAGAGTATGCCGGCCAGGAGCGGGCGACCGGCGCGGCGGCCTTTGCCGCTGGTACTTTCAGCGAGGAGACGCAGCAAAAATTGCTCAGCCTGATTGAACGTCAGGAGCGCTGTTTCGCCACCTTCGCCGATTTCGCCGACGATGAGCACCGCCTGCGCTGGCAGCAGATGGCGGCCGACAGCCAGTTTGAACGCCTGCGGCGCATCGCCTGTACCGGGCGTGAGTTATATGAAGCCGACAGTTGCCTGCGCTGGTTTGCCCTTGCCACGCAGCGCATTGACGAGATGAAAACGCTGGAAGATGCGCTGGCGCAAACGCTGATGGCGCACTGCCGGGCGCGCATTGCCGCCACCGAGCAGGCGAATAATGAGCAACTCGCCGATATCGAAAGCCTGATGCCCACGCACGAGAACGAAGAGAGCAGTTACTCTGTCTTTAGCGACGCACACGGCTGGCTGGAGAGCGGCGGCCTTCGCCCGCAGCTTGGCCGTTCACTGCTGGTGCTGGTGCAGCAACAGTCGCGGCGCTTGCAGGCGCTCGACACTGAACTAGCGGCGCTGCGCGAAACGCTCAACGAGCGCAAACAGATTGAGCGCGCGAAAAGCATGTTGATGCAGCACCAGCAAATCAGCGAAGAAGAGGCCTATAAAACCCTGCGGCGTATGGCGATGAACCAGAACAAAAAGCTGATTGAAATCGCCAGCGCCATGCTGGCGGTGGCCGATGTTTTTCAGGCTAACCCTTAA
- a CDS encoding YceI family protein, with product MKRIIPAMMIGLLSAPGAQAMPLSYRIATPATTVALSWHAFGGVSQAHLEGVSGDVTLNPAKEIEDRINVTIPVATLIASNSLLTYQLKSSLFFDAEHYPTIAFSSSRVVDLGDGHFRVFGSLAVKNVRRPVILDATLRKQGREDSGQLSLHATTAISRSAFNMDKFAMLVDDTVTINIEIHAQTRQPA from the coding sequence ATGAAACGCATTATTCCGGCCATGATGATTGGTCTTTTAAGCGCGCCGGGAGCACAGGCGATGCCGCTCAGCTACCGCATCGCCACGCCGGCAACCACGGTTGCGCTCTCCTGGCACGCCTTTGGCGGCGTTTCACAGGCGCATCTTGAAGGGGTGAGTGGCGACGTGACGCTGAACCCGGCAAAGGAGATTGAGGATCGCATCAACGTGACGATCCCCGTTGCGACACTTATCGCCTCTAACAGCCTGCTGACTTACCAGTTGAAAAGCAGCCTGTTTTTTGATGCGGAGCACTACCCGACAATCGCCTTTAGCAGTAGCCGAGTGGTGGATTTAGGCGACGGGCATTTCCGGGTTTTTGGTTCGCTGGCGGTAAAAAATGTTCGCCGCCCGGTGATCCTCGACGCCACGCTGCGAAAACAGGGCAGGGAGGATTCGGGGCAACTTTCGCTGCATGCCACCACCGCTATCTCCCGTTCGGCATTTAACATGGATAAGTTCGCCATGCTGGTGGACGACACGGTAACGATAAATATTGAAATCCATGCGCAAACCCGCCAGCCAGCGTAA
- a CDS encoding tetratricopeptide repeat protein, giving the protein MKMLAPLLLSLFLLPATQVFAAGDDNTNSKTPDCPSGQVYDSTLKQCVAEKSSRLSDDDKTHYAYHLAKKGEYQAALNLLDTLKNANTAEAWNYRGYATRKLGRTDEGIGYYQRSLALNPQYAKVREYLGEAWLVKGRPDLAKEQLKTIATLCGVQCEEYRDLQAAINGHPES; this is encoded by the coding sequence ATGAAAATGCTCGCCCCGCTATTACTGTCGCTATTTTTGCTGCCTGCCACGCAGGTTTTTGCCGCCGGAGACGATAATACCAACAGTAAAACGCCAGACTGCCCGAGCGGGCAGGTTTATGACAGCACGCTCAAACAGTGTGTGGCGGAAAAAAGCAGCCGCCTCAGTGACGATGATAAAACCCATTATGCTTATCATCTGGCGAAAAAAGGGGAGTATCAGGCGGCGCTGAATCTGTTGGATACGTTGAAAAACGCCAATACCGCCGAAGCCTGGAACTACCGGGGTTACGCCACACGCAAACTGGGTCGCACCGATGAAGGCATTGGCTATTATCAGCGTTCGCTGGCGCTCAACCCGCAGTATGCGAAAGTGCGTGAATATCTCGGTGAAGCGTGGCTGGTGAAAGGCCGCCCGGATCTGGCAAAAGAGCAACTGAAGACCATCGCCACGCTGTGCGGTGTGCAATGCGAGGAGTATCGCGATTTGCAGGCGGCGATTAATGGTCACCCTGAGTCCTGA
- a CDS encoding sigma-70 family RNA polymerase sigma factor, with product MVTLSPDYRCEERKITTSDVRQQLAAHLTRLWRYGLVLSRNREVAEELVQSTCVRALEKSAQFTPGTRIDGWLFAILHSIWISDLRARRVRMGQGFVESDELQAADTHDQDDTRRHYAKVMQHVSALPEAQRNTVFLVYVEGFTYQEAADTLAVPIGTIMSRLASARATLAKKATTPPKPQEKRS from the coding sequence ATGGTCACCCTGAGTCCTGACTACCGGTGCGAGGAGCGCAAAATCACCACCAGTGACGTTCGCCAGCAACTTGCTGCACATCTGACACGCCTGTGGCGCTACGGGCTGGTTCTGTCGCGCAACCGCGAGGTTGCCGAAGAACTGGTGCAGTCGACCTGCGTTCGCGCGCTGGAAAAGAGTGCGCAATTTACCCCCGGTACACGCATAGACGGCTGGCTGTTCGCCATTCTGCACTCGATCTGGATCTCCGATCTGCGCGCGCGCCGCGTGCGGATGGGGCAAGGTTTTGTGGAGAGCGACGAACTGCAGGCGGCGGATACCCACGACCAGGATGACACGCGGCGGCATTATGCGAAAGTCATGCAGCACGTCAGCGCGCTGCCGGAGGCGCAGCGCAATACCGTATTTCTGGTTTATGTCGAAGGGTTTACCTATCAGGAAGCGGCAGACACCCTCGCAGTGCCTATCGGCACGATCATGAGTCGGCTGGCGAGCGCACGCGCGACGCTGGCGAAAAAAGCCACTACGCCGCCAAAACCCCAGGAGAAACGCTCGTGA
- a CDS encoding TetR/AcrR family transcriptional regulator: MPETRVRQRLSREERYSQLVDVAWHIIREEGTEALTLGHLAELAGVTKPVVYDHFTSRSGLLAALYREYDQRQNRKMDDALAKTAPELAARALVIATAYIECVLFQGREMPSLLAALAGTPELETIRREYAVDFIGKCRTLFAPFCGEPLRDAPLWAMLGAAEGLAWAAVQGAISELQAKEELCAVIIAMVRATLPRS, encoded by the coding sequence ATGCCGGAAACGCGTGTGCGTCAGCGCTTGTCGCGGGAAGAGCGTTATTCGCAGCTTGTCGATGTCGCGTGGCACATTATTCGCGAAGAGGGCACCGAAGCACTGACGCTCGGCCATCTGGCGGAGTTAGCCGGTGTCACTAAGCCGGTGGTGTACGATCATTTCACCAGCCGTTCCGGGCTGCTGGCGGCGCTCTATCGTGAATATGATCAGCGCCAGAACCGCAAAATGGATGATGCGCTGGCAAAGACCGCGCCGGAACTCGCCGCGCGCGCGTTGGTTATCGCTACCGCTTATATTGAGTGCGTGCTGTTTCAGGGGCGCGAAATGCCAAGTTTACTGGCGGCGCTTGCCGGTACGCCGGAACTGGAAACTATCCGCCGCGAATACGCCGTCGATTTCATCGGCAAGTGCCGCACCCTGTTCGCGCCATTTTGTGGCGAACCGCTGCGTGATGCGCCGCTGTGGGCCATGCTGGGTGCCGCCGAAGGACTCGCTTGGGCGGCGGTGCAGGGCGCTATCAGCGAGTTGCAGGCGAAAGAGGAGCTTTGTGCGGTCATTATCGCCATGGTACGTGCGACGCTGCCGCGCAGCTAA
- a CDS encoding NAD(P)H-dependent oxidoreductase translates to MHALIVVSHPLASSLTHRAAQAVAAGITGETPENSVEFADLAQEGFNPLFSAADHAAFSEGAPLPADVLAEQARIARADALVLVFPIYWWTMPGLLKGWIDRVFSNGWAYEEGANGKVSGKLGHLPVHLLALGGSDMKTFEKHGYAQAWNTQIAHGIFDYCGAPVRTNATLMLPDFGTPEALLNEAQKIGERIFTHQQ, encoded by the coding sequence ATGCATGCGTTAATCGTGGTTTCTCACCCTTTAGCAAGCTCGTTAACCCATCGCGCGGCGCAGGCGGTTGCGGCGGGAATAACGGGCGAAACGCCGGAAAATAGCGTGGAGTTTGCCGATCTTGCGCAAGAAGGCTTTAATCCCCTGTTTTCTGCAGCCGATCACGCTGCTTTCAGTGAAGGCGCGCCGCTGCCTGCCGATGTGCTGGCCGAGCAGGCGCGCATCGCAAGAGCCGATGCGCTGGTACTGGTATTTCCCATTTACTGGTGGACGATGCCGGGTCTGTTAAAAGGCTGGATTGATCGGGTCTTTTCCAACGGCTGGGCCTATGAAGAGGGCGCAAACGGCAAGGTGTCCGGCAAACTGGGGCATTTGCCTGTGCATCTGCTTGCGCTCGGCGGTTCAGATATGAAAACGTTTGAAAAACATGGTTATGCGCAAGCCTGGAACACGCAAATCGCCCACGGGATTTTTGATTATTGCGGCGCGCCGGTCCGCACCAACGCCACACTGATGCTGCCTGATTTCGGCACGCCGGAGGCGTTATTAAATGAGGCGCAAAAAATTGGCGAGAGAATATTTACTCACCAGCAGTAA